One region of Erwinia tracheiphila genomic DNA includes:
- a CDS encoding DUF3757 domain-containing protein — protein MNNIKKVSLMLSILGFSSSVIANNTEEMSCPAPESVKYVSSRYEAKETHKGWEGRWVSRPHKQGEIEKFSIAEYFSENDKRTEGTLTNCTYKLREGSDVVDLEYHKNGEESGLKTLIVSIKKQPYWRKESGAIGIQGYECIKSATECKFIPLQIKEN, from the coding sequence ATGAATAATATTAAAAAAGTCAGTTTGATGTTATCGATATTAGGTTTCTCATCCAGTGTAATAGCTAACAATACTGAGGAAATGAGTTGCCCTGCCCCAGAAAGCGTAAAATATGTTAGCAGCAGATATGAGGCTAAAGAGACACATAAGGGGTGGGAGGGACGCTGGGTTTCCCGACCGCACAAACAAGGTGAAATTGAAAAGTTTTCTATTGCTGAATATTTTTCTGAAAATGATAAGAGAACAGAAGGAACGCTAACGAATTGCACTTATAAATTAAGAGAAGGAAGTGACGTCGTTGATCTGGAGTATCACAAGAATGGTGAAGAGAGTGGGTTAAAAACATTGATTGTGTCCATAAAAAAGCAACCTTACTGGCGTAAAGAAAGCGGTGCAATAGGAATACAGGGTTATGAGTGTATAAAATCTGCTACTGAATGTAAATTCATTCCCTTACAAATCAAAGAAAACTGA